The Desmonostoc muscorum LEGE 12446 genome includes a region encoding these proteins:
- a CDS encoding RtcB family protein: MKAGVFVHNCGMMAMKTPFTAQQLEGKLKKIRLDIEAAIPTGFNENKDVEKSVTNWQRWNDFKDLHRGVQDLQGKAMKQMGSLGGGNHFIEVCLDTENQVWLMLHSGSRNIGNKLAQSHIHTARELAKMAGNKLPDPDLAHFVAGTPEFQAYWNDLQWAQDYARVNRDVMMARFKHIVEKHLAGGKATKPLLQVNCHHNYAEKEVHFDEDVYVTRKGAVRAQTEDYGIIPGSMGAKSFIVKGKGNAHSFCSCSHGAGRLLSRNKAKNVYTLDDLIEQTQGVECRKDEGVLDEIPGAYKPIEQVMENQADLVEVVATLKQVMCVKG, translated from the coding sequence TTGAAAGCAGGTGTCTTCGTTCACAACTGTGGCATGATGGCAATGAAAACACCATTTACTGCCCAACAATTAGAAGGTAAACTCAAAAAAATCCGCTTGGATATTGAAGCAGCAATTCCTACTGGATTCAACGAAAATAAAGACGTTGAAAAATCAGTCACTAACTGGCAACGCTGGAATGATTTTAAAGACTTGCATCGCGGTGTGCAAGACCTCCAAGGCAAAGCCATGAAACAGATGGGTTCTCTGGGTGGAGGAAATCATTTTATTGAAGTGTGCCTCGATACCGAGAACCAAGTTTGGTTAATGCTGCATTCTGGTTCGCGCAACATCGGCAATAAATTAGCCCAATCGCACATTCACACAGCCAGAGAATTAGCAAAGATGGCAGGTAATAAATTGCCTGACCCTGATTTGGCTCATTTTGTCGCTGGAACGCCAGAATTCCAAGCATACTGGAATGATTTGCAGTGGGCGCAAGACTATGCGCGTGTCAACCGCGATGTCATGATGGCGCGTTTTAAGCACATAGTCGAGAAGCATCTGGCAGGTGGAAAGGCAACTAAACCTTTATTGCAGGTGAATTGTCATCACAATTACGCCGAAAAAGAAGTGCATTTTGACGAAGATGTGTACGTTACTCGTAAAGGTGCAGTCCGCGCCCAAACAGAAGACTATGGCATTATTCCTGGTTCAATGGGGGCAAAGTCTTTCATTGTCAAGGGTAAAGGTAATGCTCACAGTTTCTGCTCTTGCTCTCACGGTGCTGGTCGTTTGTTGTCTAGAAATAAGGCAAAAAATGTCTACACTCTTGATGATTTGATTGAGCAAACTCAAGGGGTAGAATGCCGCAAAGATGAGGGTGTATTAGATGAAATACCTGGTGCTTACAAACCGATAGAACAAGTGATGGAAAATCAAGCGGATTTGGTCGAAGTTGTAGCAACCCTCAAGCAAGTTATGTGTGTGAAAGGATAA
- a CDS encoding YlqD family protein codes for MDVSKSHLLLKRVVNVKVIVTPLWKEEVQQQLQAQINQLDQQLQQLDVEGQRAIAAIQKQSLQPPGPQTLQQIDNIQLQVNQKKSEFLEQKNQLLQNLQQVQFLQQDQEVNQFQMEGFFKVETGDNLISKMQVEIVLRDGVVEEIRGDI; via the coding sequence ATGGATGTCTCCAAATCTCATTTGCTCCTGAAACGCGTCGTCAACGTTAAAGTGATTGTTACTCCCCTCTGGAAAGAGGAAGTACAACAGCAGCTGCAAGCACAGATCAATCAACTTGACCAACAACTGCAACAGCTAGATGTCGAAGGACAAAGAGCGATCGCTGCAATTCAAAAGCAGAGTCTGCAACCACCCGGACCCCAGACCCTCCAACAAATTGACAATATCCAACTCCAAGTCAATCAAAAGAAAAGTGAATTCCTAGAACAGAAAAACCAGTTGCTGCAAAACCTCCAGCAAGTGCAGTTTCTCCAACAAGATCAAGAAGTCAACCAATTCCAAATGGAAGGCTTTTTCAAGGTAGAAACCGGAGATAACTTGATTAGCAAAATGCAAGTCGAAATTGTTCTACGCGATGGCGTTGTCGAAGAAATTCGCGGCGACATTTAA
- a CDS encoding phosphodiester glycosidase family protein, with protein sequence MQRRFFTKINNYSFIAGTIFLCLPILMYNGSHFHRPPRTEKKLELFRGIVYQRLVESNPRPAIIHIVTIDLMTPGIKPFVTPDIEKLPKNLAVSSQAIIDNETRARTTSEFVQEFQVQLAINGSYFYPFREITPWSYYPHSGNNTKVSGQTISNSKIYSSKKSGRYVLCFSNNNQAQIPGSEECPKNTIQGLAGNELLVFQGKPKTNSSANFQKDKPYSRVVAATDKEGKKLWLVLVDGKQPLYSEGFTKSELAKFLTKLGVYTAINLDGGGSTTLVVANPEKQGSPRILNAPIHTKIPMRERPVANHLGFYIDKF encoded by the coding sequence ATGCAGCGACGATTTTTTACAAAAATAAATAATTATTCTTTTATTGCCGGAACTATTTTCTTATGTTTACCGATATTAATGTATAATGGGAGTCATTTTCATCGTCCACCCCGCACCGAAAAAAAACTAGAATTATTTCGTGGAATTGTTTATCAGCGTTTGGTAGAGTCAAATCCCCGTCCTGCAATCATTCATATCGTTACAATTGATTTAATGACACCGGGAATCAAACCGTTTGTGACTCCTGATATTGAAAAATTACCAAAAAATCTCGCAGTCAGTTCTCAAGCAATTATCGACAATGAAACCAGAGCGAGAACAACATCAGAATTTGTTCAGGAATTTCAAGTTCAACTCGCAATAAACGGTAGCTATTTTTATCCTTTTAGGGAAATAACACCGTGGAGTTATTATCCCCATAGTGGGAATAATACAAAAGTATCAGGACAAACTATTTCCAATAGTAAAATCTACTCCAGCAAAAAATCAGGCAGGTATGTTTTATGCTTTAGTAACAACAACCAAGCCCAAATTCCAGGCAGTGAAGAATGTCCAAAAAATACTATTCAAGGACTGGCAGGAAATGAACTATTAGTTTTTCAGGGAAAACCAAAAACTAATAGTTCTGCAAATTTCCAAAAAGACAAACCATATTCGAGAGTTGTTGCAGCTACCGACAAAGAAGGCAAAAAATTATGGTTAGTTTTGGTAGATGGAAAGCAACCACTGTACAGCGAAGGATTTACTAAAAGCGAATTAGCAAAATTCCTGACAAAATTAGGTGTCTACACAGCGATAAATCTCGACGGAGGAGGTTCTACTACATTAGTAGTTGCAAACCCAGAAAAACAGGGGAGTCCAAGAATTTTAAACGCTCCCATCCATACTAAAATACCAATGCGTGAGCGCCCAGTTGCCAACCACCTGGGATTTTATATAGATAAATTTTAG
- a CDS encoding Rpn family recombination-promoting nuclease/putative transposase, whose amino-acid sequence MTYDNTLKYLVEQYPEDFIRYLLASEATDIQILKTELNQEPIRADSVTFLQTANQILHLEFQTLPASTPPLPLRMLDYWVRLYRQYNCDIEQVVIFLKPTNSEAVFVDQFTSRNTTHRYRVIRIWEQDPELLLASPGLLPLATLARTDSPENLLRQVAVQVSMIEEAAIKQSISVCTQLLAGLVFEPGLIRQFLRREDMRESTIYQEILQEGLQEGREQGIQEGIQEGIQEGIQEGIEQGRQSQLRLVTRLLTRRLGSINSQLQSRLQELSLAQLEDLGEVLLDFATEADLMNWLNTIQS is encoded by the coding sequence GTGACATACGACAACACCCTGAAATATCTGGTTGAACAGTATCCAGAAGATTTTATCCGCTACTTACTTGCATCTGAAGCAACGGATATCCAGATTCTCAAAACAGAATTAAATCAAGAACCAATCCGTGCCGATTCAGTAACCTTTTTGCAAACTGCCAATCAAATACTGCATTTAGAGTTTCAAACCTTACCAGCATCAACTCCACCCTTGCCACTGCGGATGCTGGACTATTGGGTGCGGCTATATCGACAATACAATTGTGATATAGAACAGGTAGTAATTTTTCTGAAACCCACAAATTCAGAAGCAGTATTTGTAGATCAATTTACTAGCCGCAATACTACCCACCGCTACCGCGTCATCCGAATCTGGGAACAAGATCCAGAACTGTTGTTAGCATCTCCTGGTTTATTACCTCTGGCAACTTTGGCGCGAACAGATTCTCCTGAAAATCTACTCCGACAAGTGGCAGTTCAAGTGAGTATGATTGAAGAAGCAGCCATCAAACAAAGTATCTCAGTATGTACCCAACTTTTAGCAGGGTTGGTATTTGAGCCAGGACTCATTCGTCAGTTTTTGAGGAGAGAAGATATGAGAGAATCTACTATTTATCAAGAAATTCTCCAAGAGGGACTCCAAGAAGGAAGAGAACAAGGTATACAAGAAGGCATACAAGAAGGTATACAAGAAGGTATACAAGAAGGTATTGAACAAGGAAGACAATCACAACTGAGGCTAGTGACGCGTCTATTAACTCGTCGCCTTGGTTCAATTAATTCTCAGTTACAATCTCGCCTACAAGAGTTGTCCCTAGCTCAGTTGGAAGACTTGGGTGAAGTATTACTAGATTTCGCCACAGAAGCTGATTTAATGAATTGGCTCAATACAATACAAAGTTAG
- a CDS encoding class I SAM-dependent methyltransferase: protein MPNNQYEQQYKKKVIDFFDSRTTYDNDRTIDRALPLLDLVPLQKGQKVLDMATGTGIIAIASVQIIGSEGKVIGVDFSSGMLAQAQQKIEELGLQNIQLIEADAEYIDFNDESFDVILCSTAIVYFKDIPAALRKWYRYLKPGGIVGFSCCSEESCGAPLIIEICSKHGIPLTSINEPTGTPEKCHHMLAEAGFENIEVKIQQLGYYRNLDQAREWNGGWFHPRENPLLEVSSEQMAELKVEYRQKIEAEATEQGSWYENLTFFVTGQKV, encoded by the coding sequence ATGCCAAATAACCAATACGAGCAACAGTATAAGAAAAAAGTAATTGATTTCTTTGATAGCAGGACTACCTACGACAACGATCGCACAATTGATCGCGCTCTCCCTTTACTAGATTTAGTTCCACTGCAAAAGGGACAAAAAGTATTGGATATGGCAACAGGTACAGGTATCATTGCCATTGCATCTGTACAAATTATCGGTTCTGAAGGAAAAGTAATTGGAGTGGATTTTTCTTCAGGGATGTTAGCTCAAGCACAACAAAAAATTGAAGAATTAGGCTTACAAAATATTCAACTAATTGAAGCTGATGCTGAATATATTGACTTTAATGATGAGAGTTTTGATGTAATTCTTTGTTCTACAGCGATAGTATATTTTAAAGATATTCCTGCTGCTCTACGTAAATGGTATCGTTACCTCAAACCAGGAGGAATTGTCGGTTTTTCTTGCTGCTCTGAAGAATCTTGTGGAGCGCCACTTATTATTGAAATTTGTAGCAAACATGGCATTCCACTGACAAGTATCAATGAGCCAACGGGTACACCTGAAAAATGTCATCACATGCTTGCAGAAGCTGGTTTTGAAAATATTGAAGTGAAGATCCAACAACTAGGTTACTACCGCAATCTAGACCAAGCTAGAGAATGGAATGGAGGATGGTTTCACCCTAGAGAAAATCCTTTATTAGAGGTTTCATCAGAGCAAATGGCAGAATTAAAAGTAGAATATCGTCAAAAAATTGAAGCAGAAGCAACCGAGCAAGGATCTTGGTATGAAAATCTGACTTTTTTTGTAACTGGTCAAAAGGTTTAG
- a CDS encoding AMP-dependent synthetase/ligase has protein sequence MSKTQTASSFLSNIGERERQALKRVIDYTSVESLPEIWPLAAKQFGDVVALHNPHAKPETVITYTQLAEKIQLFAAGLQALGIKLGDRISLISDNSPRWFIADQGIMTAGGVDAVRSSQAEKEELLFIIANSGSTALVLEDLKTLKKLQDRLNDLPIQFVVLLSDEAPPTETPLEVLNFAQLIEIGANHNFVPVKQNRDALATLIYTSGTTGKPKGVMLSYSNLMHQVITFGTVLQPNPGDMVLSILPSWHSYERTVEYYLLSQGCTQVYTNLRSVKGDLRQFKPNYMVGVPRLWESIYEGVQKQFREQPAKKQRLIKFLLGISEKYIKAQRVAQGLDLNNLHASAVERFAATILATALLPLHKLGERLVYAKVREATGGRVKQMISGGGALPRHIDNFFEIIGVQILQGYGLTETSPVTHVRRPWRNLIGASGLPLPATEAKIVDPETKAPLPVEKRGLVLLRGPQIMQGYYQNPQATAKAIDPEGWFDSGDLGWLTPQNDLVLTGRAKDTIVLTNGENIEPQPIEDACLRSPYIDQIMLVGQDQRSLGALIVPNLEALEKWAATQNLTLDIESDRVTSSFGEKIDLESKMIQDLFRQELNREVQNRPGYRPDDRIGSFKFILEPFSIENGLMTQTLKVRRHIVVERYRDIIDGMFA, from the coding sequence ATGTCAAAAACCCAAACCGCGTCTTCTTTTTTATCTAACATCGGTGAGCGAGAACGCCAAGCATTAAAGCGGGTGATAGATTACACAAGTGTGGAATCGCTACCAGAAATTTGGCCTTTGGCAGCTAAGCAATTTGGTGATGTTGTTGCCCTGCACAACCCCCACGCTAAACCAGAAACAGTGATTACTTATACCCAGTTGGCAGAGAAAATACAACTATTTGCTGCTGGGTTGCAGGCGTTGGGAATCAAACTAGGCGATCGCATTTCCTTAATTTCTGACAACAGTCCTCGGTGGTTTATTGCCGATCAAGGTATCATGACTGCTGGAGGAGTTGATGCCGTCCGTAGCTCCCAAGCTGAAAAAGAAGAACTGCTGTTCATCATCGCCAATAGTGGTAGCACAGCACTGGTACTTGAAGATTTAAAGACACTTAAAAAACTGCAAGATCGCCTCAACGATCTACCAATTCAATTCGTCGTTTTACTTTCAGATGAAGCACCACCCACGGAAACACCCCTTGAGGTGCTAAATTTTGCCCAATTGATTGAAATTGGGGCAAATCATAATTTTGTGCCAGTCAAGCAAAATCGTGACGCCCTAGCAACCCTAATTTACACCTCTGGCACCACCGGCAAACCCAAAGGTGTGATGCTGTCTTATAGTAACTTGATGCACCAAGTGATAACATTTGGCACAGTATTGCAACCAAATCCGGGGGACATGGTTCTCAGTATCCTGCCTTCGTGGCACAGCTACGAACGAACTGTTGAATACTACCTACTATCTCAAGGTTGCACGCAAGTTTATACTAACTTGCGCTCCGTAAAAGGAGATTTGAGACAATTTAAACCCAACTACATGGTGGGTGTACCGCGTTTGTGGGAATCGATTTATGAAGGAGTGCAAAAACAGTTCCGCGAACAACCAGCCAAAAAGCAACGCCTAATTAAATTTTTATTAGGCATCAGCGAAAAATATATTAAAGCGCAAAGAGTTGCCCAGGGATTGGATTTAAATAATCTTCATGCCTCAGCCGTGGAACGATTTGCAGCTACCATACTCGCAACAGCTTTGTTACCCCTGCATAAATTGGGAGAACGACTGGTTTATGCCAAAGTGCGGGAAGCCACAGGCGGACGAGTCAAGCAGATGATTAGCGGCGGCGGTGCGCTTCCCAGACACATCGATAACTTTTTTGAAATTATTGGTGTGCAGATTTTGCAAGGCTATGGCTTGACAGAAACTTCTCCTGTTACCCATGTGCGTCGTCCTTGGCGAAATTTGATTGGCGCATCCGGGCTACCACTCCCCGCAACAGAAGCTAAAATCGTAGACCCTGAGACAAAAGCGCCTTTGCCAGTAGAAAAGCGAGGCTTGGTATTGTTAAGGGGGCCGCAGATTATGCAAGGCTATTACCAAAATCCCCAAGCCACAGCCAAAGCAATTGACCCTGAAGGCTGGTTTGATAGCGGCGATTTGGGTTGGCTGACACCACAAAACGACTTAGTGCTAACTGGCAGGGCGAAGGATACGATTGTCTTGACTAACGGGGAAAATATCGAACCACAGCCCATCGAAGACGCGTGTTTGCGATCGCCCTACATCGATCAAATTATGCTTGTCGGCCAAGATCAGCGCAGCTTGGGAGCCTTAATTGTCCCCAATCTCGAAGCCTTAGAAAAATGGGCAGCAACTCAAAATTTGACACTGGATATAGAAAGCGATCGGGTAACTTCCTCATTCGGTGAAAAAATTGACTTGGAGAGTAAAATGATCCAGGATTTATTTCGCCAAGAATTAAATCGTGAAGTGCAAAATCGTCCAGGCTATCGGCCGGATGACCGCATCGGGTCGTTCAAATTCATACTGGAACCGTTTTCCATCGAAAACGGCTTGATGACTCAAACACTGAAAGTTCGACGACACATCGTCGTGGAACGCTATCGCGATATTATTGACGGCATGTTTGCCTGA
- a CDS encoding dihydrolipoamide acetyltransferase family protein — translation MSIHEVFMPALSSTMTEGKIVSWVKSPGDKVEKGETVVVVESDKADMDVETFYEGFLAHIIVQAGETAPVGSAIAFIAETEAEIETAKSLANSGGAAASTTSSPEPVPATASVGTPATASQNGSNHKEGRLVVSPRARKLAKELKVDLTTLKGSGPHGRIVAEDVEATVNKGKQPAPTPVAAPPTPTVTPVAPPAPPTPAPAPTPVAAVAPGSIVPLTTFQNAVVRNMVATLSVPVFRVGYTITTDELDKLYKQIKSKGVTMTALLAKAVAVTLQKHPLLNASYSDQGIVYHSDINISVAVAMDDGGLITPVLQNADAVDIYSLSRTWKSLVERARTKQLQPQEYNSGTFTLSNLGMFGVDTFDAILPPGQGSILAIGASRPQVVATPNGLFAVRQQMQVNITSDHRIIYGAHAAAFLQDLAKLIETNAHSLTL, via the coding sequence ATGAGCATTCACGAAGTATTTATGCCGGCGCTGAGTTCTACCATGACCGAAGGCAAAATAGTCTCCTGGGTGAAATCGCCAGGGGACAAAGTGGAAAAAGGCGAAACAGTGGTGGTTGTAGAGTCAGATAAGGCAGATATGGATGTAGAAACCTTTTATGAAGGATTTCTTGCCCATATCATAGTGCAAGCTGGTGAAACTGCCCCGGTAGGATCTGCGATCGCCTTTATTGCCGAAACCGAAGCGGAAATTGAAACTGCGAAATCTCTTGCCAATTCCGGCGGCGCGGCTGCTAGTACTACCTCTTCTCCTGAACCAGTTCCCGCCACCGCCTCAGTTGGAACACCTGCTACGGCGTCTCAAAATGGCTCTAACCACAAGGAAGGAAGACTTGTAGTTTCACCCCGTGCCCGCAAGTTAGCCAAAGAACTCAAAGTTGATTTGACTACACTTAAAGGTAGTGGACCCCACGGCCGCATTGTCGCCGAAGATGTGGAAGCAACTGTTAATAAAGGTAAGCAACCCGCCCCCACCCCAGTTGCTGCCCCACCAACACCAACTGTGACCCCAGTAGCGCCCCCTGCACCACCAACACCAGCACCCGCACCCACACCAGTGGCGGCAGTTGCTCCTGGTTCAATTGTGCCTCTAACTACCTTCCAAAATGCGGTAGTACGGAACATGGTAGCTACTCTATCTGTGCCTGTGTTCCGCGTTGGTTACACCATTACCACTGATGAGCTAGACAAGCTTTATAAACAAATTAAATCCAAAGGCGTAACGATGACGGCGCTACTGGCGAAAGCTGTAGCGGTAACATTACAAAAACATCCACTTTTGAATGCTAGCTACTCAGACCAAGGAATTGTCTATCATTCTGATATCAACATTTCTGTAGCAGTGGCGATGGATGATGGCGGATTAATTACACCTGTGTTGCAAAATGCAGACGCAGTGGATATTTATTCTCTATCGCGTACTTGGAAGTCTTTAGTAGAGCGTGCCAGAACCAAACAACTACAACCCCAAGAATATAACAGCGGTACTTTTACCCTATCGAACTTAGGGATGTTTGGCGTAGATACATTTGATGCGATTTTACCACCTGGACAAGGTTCAATTTTAGCGATCGGTGCATCCCGCCCGCAAGTGGTAGCAACACCCAACGGTTTATTTGCCGTGCGCCAACAAATGCAAGTAAATATTACTTCAGACCACCGGATTATTTACGGTGCCCATGCTGCGGCATTCTTGCAAGATTTGGCGAAATTGATTGAGACAAATGCTCATTCTTTGACACTGTAG
- a CDS encoding HAD family hydrolase, whose product MSLKAVLFDFNGVIINDEPIHLQLIDEILIQENLQPQRVNERQASLGRSDRACFGQLLANRGRVVTEKYLTQLLHRKAQAYALELEKIEKLPLYPGVEDLIFQVRSRNLKLGLVSGAIRKEIELVLNRAKLAEHFKIIVAGDDITTSKPEPDGYLLAVKKLNEEYPELNLQPQECLAIEDTPAGIEAAKRSHMQVVGVANTYPFHMLQRCCNWTVDYLSDLELERVQKVYSEKQPQASVTEC is encoded by the coding sequence ATGAGTTTAAAGGCAGTTCTCTTTGATTTTAATGGTGTCATCATTAACGATGAGCCAATCCACCTGCAACTGATAGATGAGATTCTCATTCAAGAAAATCTCCAACCCCAGCGGGTCAATGAGCGTCAAGCTTCTTTAGGACGTAGCGATCGCGCTTGTTTTGGGCAACTACTCGCTAATCGTGGTAGGGTAGTTACGGAAAAATATTTAACTCAGTTGCTGCACCGCAAAGCCCAAGCTTATGCGCTAGAACTAGAGAAAATTGAGAAACTGCCTTTATATCCAGGTGTAGAAGACTTGATATTTCAAGTGCGATCGCGCAATCTCAAACTAGGATTAGTCAGTGGTGCTATTCGCAAAGAAATAGAATTGGTACTCAATCGAGCTAAACTGGCTGAACATTTTAAAATTATCGTAGCGGGTGATGACATCACTACCAGTAAACCAGAACCCGATGGTTATCTACTGGCAGTGAAAAAGTTGAATGAAGAATACCCCGAATTAAATCTTCAACCCCAAGAGTGTCTAGCAATTGAAGATACACCAGCTGGTATTGAAGCAGCAAAGCGATCGCACATGCAAGTCGTGGGTGTAGCGAATACTTACCCCTTCCACATGCTTCAGCGCTGCTGTAACTGGACTGTTGATTACCTCAGTGATTTAGAACTCGAACGGGTGCAGAAAGTTTATTCCGAAAAACAACCTCAGGCATCGGTAACTGAATGTTAA
- a CDS encoding CU044_2847 family protein, whose protein sequence is MNRKQIAEFSLEDGTKFLAEVDEPENSNALTRVARSDTGQMVVEAKKKFDEVLDQIQPVASAIITKLSQMNTPADEVEVKFGIKLNAAAGAIFTSVSGEANYEITLKWKQDKA, encoded by the coding sequence ATGAATCGGAAACAGATCGCAGAGTTTTCTCTCGAAGATGGCACGAAGTTTTTAGCTGAAGTTGATGAACCAGAAAATAGCAATGCTTTGACACGTGTTGCCAGATCGGACACTGGACAAATGGTTGTTGAAGCTAAAAAGAAATTTGACGAGGTATTAGATCAAATACAACCTGTAGCTTCAGCAATTATCACCAAACTGAGTCAGATGAATACACCTGCCGATGAGGTAGAGGTGAAGTTTGGGATTAAGTTAAATGCTGCTGCGGGTGCAATTTTCACTTCTGTAAGTGGTGAAGCTAACTACGAAATTACCTTGAAATGGAAGCAAGACAAGGCATAG
- a CDS encoding class I SAM-dependent methyltransferase — protein MAVRQDTIWERFLSPVARFFIDEDELRRYSNSIDWEKESDRFRRDDVIIPAYYSSQNFHGIAGGYLTSDAAVSYDPITQYVLPPNETIIRQALIDAIKVKPRRILDLGCGTGSTTLMLKQAFPEAEVIGLDLSPYMLVRAEDKSRTAGLDIVWRHGNAEKTGLSDASFDLVTASLLFHEIPDAVSVAILRESFRLLVTGGQVLIQDGNQKTLRQLEWLNDLFEEPYIREYANGNVDANMGAAGFEAVRTQDVWWINQVTSGIKPITSENVRQYSATSIDTTIDNNNLEGLGSPAFGIIT, from the coding sequence ATGGCAGTACGTCAAGATACAATCTGGGAACGTTTTTTATCACCTGTAGCGCGTTTTTTCATTGATGAAGATGAGTTGCGGCGTTACTCTAATAGTATTGACTGGGAGAAAGAAAGCGATCGCTTTCGACGAGATGATGTGATAATTCCAGCGTACTACAGCAGTCAAAACTTTCACGGGATTGCAGGCGGATATCTCACTTCCGATGCAGCGGTTAGTTACGACCCCATAACCCAATATGTTCTGCCACCTAACGAAACTATTATTCGTCAGGCTTTAATTGATGCTATCAAAGTAAAACCACGACGCATACTTGATTTAGGTTGCGGCACCGGTTCCACTACTTTAATGTTAAAGCAGGCCTTCCCGGAAGCCGAAGTTATTGGTTTGGATTTATCACCTTATATGTTGGTAAGGGCAGAAGATAAAAGCCGAACTGCGGGTTTAGATATAGTCTGGCGACACGGGAATGCTGAGAAAACTGGTTTGAGTGATGCTTCTTTTGATTTGGTGACAGCTTCTTTACTATTTCACGAAATACCAGATGCAGTGTCGGTAGCAATTTTGCGGGAAAGCTTCCGGTTGCTGGTAACTGGAGGACAAGTGTTAATTCAAGATGGTAATCAAAAGACTCTGCGTCAATTAGAATGGCTCAACGACCTTTTTGAAGAACCATATATTCGTGAGTATGCCAATGGTAATGTCGATGCGAATATGGGTGCAGCAGGGTTTGAAGCGGTGCGAACTCAAGATGTCTGGTGGATAAATCAGGTAACTAGCGGCATTAAACCGATAACCAGCGAAAATGTCCGCCAATACTCTGCAACATCAATAGACACCACAATAGATAATAATAATTTGGAGGGACTTGGATCGCCAGCATTTGGCATAATCACATGA
- a CDS encoding pentapeptide repeat-containing protein yields MNSDDLDFCNQNLRNRSFTGLQLNDANFSGADVRGCNFCNSQLQRANFVRAKFGQSPRVFISLRITAFIVLLVVFPAISEMGFGVLGNTPEIPAWSYTQALVASLAISGLGTGLRRIFPEKSKLENIMTTISGVASAALIGFYYGGIIQNNNPQVAVISAFIASIFGAIVCLIFRNGLMRVTVAVAGFICSYGLAFLISSVAFAYLSTQNYLFGSIWGILTLILLALTMRSLNLAIQEITTTGITKFRGANLENARFDSDLNQKAVDFTGAIARNTP; encoded by the coding sequence ATGAATAGTGATGACCTCGATTTTTGTAACCAAAATTTGCGAAATCGCTCATTTACAGGACTCCAACTTAATGATGCAAATTTTAGCGGTGCTGATGTGCGTGGATGTAACTTTTGTAATTCACAATTACAAAGAGCTAATTTTGTCAGAGCTAAATTTGGTCAGTCACCTAGAGTCTTTATTAGTTTACGAATCACCGCATTCATTGTCTTATTGGTCGTTTTTCCAGCAATTAGTGAGATGGGATTTGGTGTACTGGGAAATACACCAGAAATACCAGCATGGTCATACACTCAAGCTCTAGTTGCGAGCTTGGCAATTTCTGGACTAGGTACAGGTTTGAGAAGAATTTTTCCAGAAAAATCAAAATTAGAAAATATAATGACAACTATATCAGGTGTGGCTTCAGCAGCATTAATTGGTTTTTATTATGGTGGTATTATTCAAAATAATAATCCCCAGGTTGCTGTAATATCAGCCTTCATCGCATCCATCTTTGGAGCAATTGTATGTTTGATTTTTAGGAATGGTTTGATGCGGGTAACTGTTGCAGTTGCGGGTTTTATATGTAGTTATGGTTTAGCTTTTTTAATTAGTAGCGTCGCATTTGCATATTTGAGTACCCAAAATTATCTTTTCGGTAGTATTTGGGGTATTTTAACTTTGATTTTACTTGCTTTGACAATGCGATCGCTAAATTTAGCTATCCAAGAAATCACTACCACTGGTATCACCAAATTCAGGGGTGCAAATTTAGAGAATGCTAGATTTGACTCAGATTTAAATCAAAAAGCAGTTGATTTTACTGGTGCGATTGCACGCAACACACCTTAA